The genomic segment TATTACCCTACTCCCTAATGGATATAACACTCAGGTTGGTCTCCTCAAGTTTAAGAATCTAGtcgaaatttgaatttgtatttcTGTATTAATTTGTCTCGAAATTCAGGTGGGAGAACGAGGAGTCCAACTCTCTGGTGGCCAAAAACAAAGAATTGCGATTGCTAGAGCCATGTTGAAGAATCCAAAGATCTTGCTCCTTGATGAAGCAACAAGCGCACTCGATGCAGGCTCCGAGAGTATTGTTCAGGAAGCTCTTGACCGGCTAATGGTCGGGAGAACAACTGTAGTTGTTGCTCATCGACTCTCCACCATAAGGAATGTTGATTCGATAGCTGTTATACAACAAGGGCAAGTTGTTGAGACTGGAACACATGAAGAGTTGATTGGAAAGGCAGGGGCGTATGCTTCGTTAATCAGATTCCAAGAAATGGTGGGAAATAGAGACTTTGCTAATCCATCAACTCGCCGATCACGTTCAACACGTCTAAGTCATTCACTGTCAACTAAGTCCTTAAGCCTCCGGTCTGGCAGTTTGCGAAACTTGAGCTATTCTTACAGTACCGGTGCTGATGGCCGGATAGAGATGATATCAAATGCTGAAACGGAACGTAAAAACCCAGCACCGGATGGCTATTTCTGCCGGCTTCTCAAGCTAAATGCTCCCGAATGGCCCTATTCAATCATGGGAGCCGTTGGTTCCGTGCTTTCTGGTTTTATAGGACCAACTTTTGCCATTGTGATGAGCAATATGATCGAAGTCTTTTACTATACAAATCCTACCTCTATGGAAAGAAAGACAAAAGAATACGTTTTCATCTACATCGGAGCTGGTCTATATGCTGTCGTTGCGTATTTGATTCAACATTATTTCTTCAGTATTATGGGAGAAAACCTCACAACACGAGTGAGGCGGATGATGCTTGGAGGTATATATATTTTCAACTACAAGTCCCCTTTCCATTGcctatcttttattaattttatggtGTTTTTCTTCTCAACTCAGCAATTCTAAGGAATGAAGTCGGATGGTTTGACGAGGAAGAGCACAATTCAAGCCTTCTTGCAGCCAAATTGGCAACCGATGCAGCCGATGTAAAATCCGCGATAGCCGAAAGGATCTCTGTGATACTACAAAACATGACTTCACTTCTCACTTCATTCATTGTTGCCTTCATAGTCGAATGGAGGGTCTCTCTTCTCATCCTCGGTACCTTCCCTCTTCTAGTCCTCGCAAACTTCGCTCAGGTAAAAATAATCTCACAcattcattccattccaccattTTTGACCTATATACGTCCACTAGGGGGTCATATgggttattataaaaaaatccaacATGGCTCATCTCCATTTCACTGCACATGCTTCCTCCAAGTTTGATGCATCtacttttatgtatatatataatataatattgacATTACCCCAATGAATATAATCAGGGGTGAATAAAATAATCAAGATTCCATACTTCTGAGAAAGTGTTCTTGCTATAGCAGTAGCTCAGTTTCTCGAGGTtgtaaactattatatatattttgccCTTGGTTGTATTCCCTTAAGTCAAAATTTCAAACTTTGTGTAGTTTCTCTCgcatttttaaatatatgtatataaataattcaCCGACACTGCAATATTACAGTGTAAATCAGTTTTTGTTTAATGGCTTCTGAGTTTTTTTTCCTTGGAACCTGAGCTTTTGTTGTATAGCAGATACCACCAAATATACATGATATAGTTTCGAGAGATTCTTGCCCCGTgatcatttatataattcatcatctttttatgtattttttaggttttttaaaaaaatcttttgtTCTGTTTTTTTATACAGTGTGTCAGTGTTTTTTGACAGTAGAACAGTGTTTTATGGCAGTGCCAAATAGTAAGAAAATTTCCATGTAAATAATATGTGTAGGATTTTGCATATTTACTGACATTTTCACCTTAACAAACCTTTTCCGACGCTGTAAAATTCGAAAAGCGAAAATTATGTATGTCCGTTGGCCGTATGCATGTTCAAGACCGCGTAATGTAGATATTTGTACAGTACAATTGATTCTGTTTTATTTTGCCCTGCAGCAACTTTCACTCAAAGGGTTTGCTGGTGACACGGCGAAGGCGCATGCAAAGACAAGCATGATTGCAGGTGAAGGTGTAAGCAATATTCGAACGGTTGCAGCATTCAATGCACAGAACAAGATCCTTTCACTGTTTTGCTACGAACTCCGAGTTCCGCAGATGCAAAGCCTTCGTCGCAGCCAAACATCGGGTCTCCTTTTTGGCTTGTCTCAGCTTGCACTTTATGCTTCGGAAGCTCTCATACTCTGGTATGGAGCTCACCTTGTTAGCGAAGGTGTTTCAACCTTCTCTAAGGTGATTAAGGTTTTTGTGGTATTGGTGGTTACTGCGAATTCTGTGGCGGAAACTGTTAGTCTCGCTCCTGAGATCGTTAGGGGTGGTGAAGCTGTTGGTTCAGTGTTCTCAATTCTAGATCGTTCAACTAGGATTGACCCAGATGATCCAGAGGCAGAACCGGTTGAAACAATTCGTGGAGAAATTGAACTCCGTCATGTTGATTTTGCATATCCTTCGCGACCTGATGTTAGTGTGTTTAAAGACCTTAACCTTCGAATCCGTGCTGGCCAAAGCCAAGCACTTGTTGGAGCTAGTGGCTCTGGCAAGAGTTCAGTCATTGCATTGATTGAACGATTCTACGATCCAACAGCCGGAAAGGTTATGATCGATGGAAAAGATATCCGGAGATTGAACTTGAAGTCTCTTAGGCTTAAAATCGGATTGGTACAACAAGAACCAGCCCTCTTTGCTGCCAGCATTTTCGATAATATCGCTTATGGAAAAGAAGGAGCAACCGAAGCTGAAGTAATCGAAGCAGCTCGAGCAGCTAACGTGCACGGTTTCGTTAGTGCGTTGCCTGATGGTTACAAAACACCCGTTGGTGAGAGAGGCGTTCAACTCTCCGGAGGTCAAAAACAAAGAATCGCCATCGCAAGGGCTGTACTTAAGGACCCAACAATATTACTACTCGATGAAGCCACCAGTGCACTGGACGCAGAATCAGAATGCGTGCTACAAGAAGCACTCGAAAGGCTCATGAGGGGCCGCACGACGGTACTTGTGGCTCACCGTCTCTCGACAATAAGAAACGTCGACAGTATTGGAGTAGTACAAGACGGGCGAATCGTAGAACAAGGCAGCCATTCCGAATTGATTAGCCGACCGGAAGGAGCTTATTCTAGGCTCTTGCAACTGCAACACCATCACatatgaaagtttttattttttattttaattgaatcaaCATGGGCTTGTTGGGTGGTATAATTATGTTTGGGTCCCTTTAACCTcttatgtttttcatattttccttttttgaatGATGATAGTTGTAGATATTGTTAAAGTGGAGACTGTATCTTTGGGTTCTACTGCCCCATTTCCAATGGGGTTTCCaatgttaaattattgatatctATGGTGCATAACATaagtccccttttttttttcttgtaattggtttttatataatattataaagtgCAAACTCTAGACACCACTTTTTTCTTATTTGCATGTGCCTGCTGGTACTGTTCTGTTGTAGATGAGGGCATCTCTTTTTATCCAACCATGTTACTCATATTCAATTACCTAATAGTATGTATCTTTTATTCATGACTTAaatttggtaattatttttatatttggggTGTTAACTTCTTTTCTTAAATTTAGTAATTGTTCTTATATCGGGTCTTATTTAGCAATTATTCTCagggtttaaattcttttttgtCCAAAGTTAGCCtttgatatttctttaaaaatctaAAGTTCGAACCTTGGGTAAAACTACCATGGAGGTCTCTGTATTAGGAAGTagattacattttgccccctctacttaaaaaatgggcaaattagtccctatattttagatcaaagagaaaattaatcctttctgttaaaatttcatccaattgtactattaaaaattagtataGCTGGCGGAATATCTAGATTGTTACATGTGATGAGCCATATGTACATCATGCTAACGTACAGAGACcggtttttaacagtagaaatagatggAGTTTTTTAAACAGAATGACcgatttactctttaatctaacgtaaaaggactaatttgcccTTTTTTTTAGTATAGGAGACTAAATACAATCTTATTTCTAGTATAGAAGCCTATATGATACTTTTACTAACATCAATGTGGGCATAATTACTAAGTTTAAGAACTAACTTAGACAAAAATATGTTCAGGCCTCAATGTAAAAATAActgtcaaatttaaatattaccttaaaaaaaattcagactCAAATATGAAATAATTGACAACTTAGATACTAAATAGTGATTTAACACTAAAAAAGGACAAACATATTCATGGAATGAAATCATTGTTAAAGCAAAAAACATATTTGGTGTAAAGTTGAAGTCTAAGCTGCAACTATGAGCAAGTTATTGAGTGCATGCACCAGTAAATATGTAGGGTACCCTACTTGAATTCTTgagtgtttttttctttttggttttgttttcaaAAGTCACCATCTCCATATTTCTTGAAAAATGCAAAATAAAGCATGTGTAAGCTTCTACCATCTGAATGATTATAGATTTCACTAAAAGGTCCATTTTCTGTACTTGCATCTGTCACaaagttgaaaaataaataaaaaccaagtAAATTTCAAGGGAGTTGGGCCCCCCTATGCAACACTAACTTTCACCCTTCATAAATATTGAGATTGTAGGGTAAATAAAAAGAGTTTAAATCATTATCAggtttgaatttgataatttttcttatattttggtttaaatttttatttgattcattttaggtattgaatttgataattgttCTTATATTAaggtttgaacttttttttattcaaattaagtCTCAAACTTAGCAATTATTCTCATATtagggtttgatttttttttggtctaAGTTAGTTCTTGAAAACCCTGAAGTTCAAGTTTCAATATGGGAATAACTGTCAAGTTTAGGCTCCAATATAAAAACAACTgtcaagttcaaggactaatttggacaaaaaaaagttcaatCCCTAATGTGGGACTATTTGCCTAATTTATGCCTCAATGTGAGAATAATTGCTAAATTCAAGGCCCAACTTGAACCAAATGAAAATTTAAGTCCGAATGTAAGAAATATTGTTAAGTTCAGccctttaagaaaaaaaaaaagataaaaaagcaATCAATCAAAGGCCTGGCAAAGGACACATATAATGGAGGAGGGTTTTTCAGTTCTCTGAGTCTGAAtctgaaatgaaaaagaaaaatcaacccACCATGGAAAAACAGTGGGGTGGGGTCATATATTTGATTCAGATTTGGCAGTGATGAATGATGATGATGCATCGCTgtcaaacattttcatatatgGTTGCCTTGCCTTTcatcatacatacatacatacatgcatacatgacCTGCAATGTTTCACATTGTGCTGCATGATAAACATCACGTATATTTTGCCATCTCAAACAATTCAATGCAGTATTGTGTATAGATTCTTTAAGGGGGTCCTCTTTGAAAGACTTTTTAACAGTGCTTTAAAAAACCTGGTGATGTATTATGGTCTACAAATGTTGACTACTGCTAGTTGTATTGTCTGATATAGCTTCAGTTGAACCCCATCAATGTTTCCCCCATTCAGGTCCCTGTTTAtatcattttgttttctttttggcCAATATGAAAAGGATTAATGGAACTTTCTTTCCTCTCAAGTTGGCAAAGATCACTGATGTGGGGGCCTATCTGTCAACCCTTTTAACCcattcttttaaataaaattactgcatttttccatattttttaaaaaaaatggataaattaatcttTATGCATCAGATAAACGAGTAAATTGATCCATATACATCAACATGAGGTATATGTATAATGTTATGTGTAATTGTTTAATTATTCTATTAACTTAAGAAtagaaatagattaaatttttaataaacctATAATAAACCTGAATTACTAAACTCACTGACTACCCATCAACATTCAAAGTCCAAAAACCTCATCATTAATGGCTCAAAATCAGTGAGTTTagtcaagaaaaaaagaaaagaaaatgattgagGGTTCTACACACTTGGTAATGTTCACCAATTATTACAATGATGATTCCCAAATAGAAGTGGAGAGAAAGGTTTTGTTAACATTTAAAGCAACAATATCTGAAAACCATGAGGTTAGTATTATTAGAATAAAAGCAAATCTCATCTTAAAAGATTAGAAGTGAAACCAACCAAATCCCATGTTTTATCAATCACAGACAAGACTCTTATATTCCTAATTTTGGCTGAATTTTGTTTATTACCATTATTTGATTAAATGGTCCAATATTGATAATTGCCTGTCTCtttgtgtatatatttttaaaattttcttatacaTGGATATTCTTTCTTGATATTTTCGTATATTATaatagtataatgataaatttagcttttagtgtttatatttttttgtcaatttgatcattcttaattttttttaactaaatttagcCCTAACCCTTTTAAAAATAGTTGTATTTGATCATCAATCTTTCAAAAAGACTCGAAATGTTGTTTTCTTACAGAAACTATTGGCTtaaacgttaaatttttaaacatggtaGGCCACATGACACATTGACACTCCAtgtgtatttttttttgaatttttgtggaccttttattttattttgaatatttttataattttgaaattatttgttGGTGTGACACATAAAACAAATAGTGTCATGTTAGCATGAAGTATTCGTAAACTAACATATGGGTTGCCAATC from the Gossypium hirsutum isolate 1008001.06 chromosome D09, Gossypium_hirsutum_v2.1, whole genome shotgun sequence genome contains:
- the LOC107888623 gene encoding ABC transporter B family member 19 isoform X1, which encodes MAEPTETKAVPEAEKKKEQSLPFYQLFTFADKYDYLLMITGSLGAIIHGSSMPVFFLLFGEMVNGFGKNQSDLPKMTHEVAKYALYFVYLGLIVCLSSYAEIACWMYTGERQVSTLRKKYLEAVLKQDVGFFDTDARTGDIVFSVSTDTLLVQDAISEKVGNFIHYLSTFLAGLVVGFVSAWRLALLSVAVIPGIAFAGGLYAYTLTGLTSKSRESYANAGIIAEQAIAQVRTVYSYVGESKALNSYSDAIQNTLKLGYKAGMAKGLGLGCTYGIACMSWALVFWYAGVFIRNGQSDGGKAFTAIFSAIVGGMSLGQSFSNLGAFSKGKAAGYKLMEIINQKPSIIQDHLDGKVLEEVNGNIEFKEVTFSYPSRPDVIIFSNFSIFFPAGKTVAVVGGSGSGKSTVVSLIERFYDPNRGQVLLDNVDIKTLQLKWLRDQIGLVNQEPALFATTILENILYGKPEATMDEVEAAACAANAHSFITLLPNGYNTQVGERGVQLSGGQKQRIAIARAMLKNPKILLLDEATSALDAGSESIVQEALDRLMVGRTTVVVAHRLSTIRNVDSIAVIQQGQVVETGTHEELIGKAGAYASLIRFQEMVGNRDFANPSTRRSRSTRLSHSLSTKSLSLRSGSLRNLSYSYSTGADGRIEMISNAETERKNPAPDGYFCRLLKLNAPEWPYSIMGAVGSVLSGFIGPTFAIVMSNMIEVFYYTNPTSMERKTKEYVFIYIGAGLYAVVAYLIQHYFFSIMGENLTTRVRRMMLGAILRNEVGWFDEEEHNSSLLAAKLATDAADVKSAIAERISVILQNMTSLLTSFIVAFIVEWRVSLLILGTFPLLVLANFAQQLSLKGFAGDTAKAHAKTSMIAGEGVSNIRTVAAFNAQNKILSLFCYELRVPQMQSLRRSQTSGLLFGLSQLALYASEALILWYGAHLVSEGVSTFSKVIKVFVVLVVTANSVAETVSLAPEIVRGGEAVGSVFSILDRSTRIDPDDPEAEPVETIRGEIELRHVDFAYPSRPDVSVFKDLNLRIRAGQSQALVGASGSGKSSVIALIERFYDPTAGKVMIDGKDIRRLNLKSLRLKIGLVQQEPALFAASIFDNIAYGKEGATEAEVIEAARAANVHGFVSALPDGYKTPVGERGVQLSGGQKQRIAIARAVLKDPTILLLDEATSALDAESECVLQEALERLMRGRTTVLVAHRLSTIRNVDSIGVVQDGRIVEQGSHSELISRPEGAYSRLLQLQHHHI
- the LOC107888623 gene encoding ABC transporter B family member 19 isoform X2, producing MYTGERQVSTLRKKYLEAVLKQDVGFFDTDARTGDIVFSVSTDTLLVQDAISEKVGNFIHYLSTFLAGLVVGFVSAWRLALLSVAVIPGIAFAGGLYAYTLTGLTSKSRESYANAGIIAEQAIAQVRTVYSYVGESKALNSYSDAIQNTLKLGYKAGMAKGLGLGCTYGIACMSWALVFWYAGVFIRNGQSDGGKAFTAIFSAIVGGMSLGQSFSNLGAFSKGKAAGYKLMEIINQKPSIIQDHLDGKVLEEVNGNIEFKEVTFSYPSRPDVIIFSNFSIFFPAGKTVAVVGGSGSGKSTVVSLIERFYDPNRGQVLLDNVDIKTLQLKWLRDQIGLVNQEPALFATTILENILYGKPEATMDEVEAAACAANAHSFITLLPNGYNTQVGERGVQLSGGQKQRIAIARAMLKNPKILLLDEATSALDAGSESIVQEALDRLMVGRTTVVVAHRLSTIRNVDSIAVIQQGQVVETGTHEELIGKAGAYASLIRFQEMVGNRDFANPSTRRSRSTRLSHSLSTKSLSLRSGSLRNLSYSYSTGADGRIEMISNAETERKNPAPDGYFCRLLKLNAPEWPYSIMGAVGSVLSGFIGPTFAIVMSNMIEVFYYTNPTSMERKTKEYVFIYIGAGLYAVVAYLIQHYFFSIMGENLTTRVRRMMLGAILRNEVGWFDEEEHNSSLLAAKLATDAADVKSAIAERISVILQNMTSLLTSFIVAFIVEWRVSLLILGTFPLLVLANFAQQLSLKGFAGDTAKAHAKTSMIAGEGVSNIRTVAAFNAQNKILSLFCYELRVPQMQSLRRSQTSGLLFGLSQLALYASEALILWYGAHLVSEGVSTFSKVIKVFVVLVVTANSVAETVSLAPEIVRGGEAVGSVFSILDRSTRIDPDDPEAEPVETIRGEIELRHVDFAYPSRPDVSVFKDLNLRIRAGQSQALVGASGSGKSSVIALIERFYDPTAGKVMIDGKDIRRLNLKSLRLKIGLVQQEPALFAASIFDNIAYGKEGATEAEVIEAARAANVHGFVSALPDGYKTPVGERGVQLSGGQKQRIAIARAVLKDPTILLLDEATSALDAESECVLQEALERLMRGRTTVLVAHRLSTIRNVDSIGVVQDGRIVEQGSHSELISRPEGAYSRLLQLQHHHI